A stretch of the Chitiniphilus purpureus genome encodes the following:
- the smc gene encoding chromosome segregation protein SMC, whose translation MRLTHLKLAGFKSFVDPTTVHVPGQLVAICGPNGCGKSNVIDAVRWVLGESSAKQLRGESMQDVIFNGSGARKPVSRAAVELVFDNAAGLAAGQWSQYAEISIKRVLTRQGESSYYINNLQVRRRDITDLFLGTGVGKGGYAIIEQGMISRIIEAKPEELRHFLEEAAGVSKYKERRRETEARLADTRDNLSRVEDIARELGAQIAKLETQAEVAAEYNRLQAAVTEKQNLLALQRKLDAARDAEAARREIDAAQNALEAQLAQLRALEAALEQLREDHFTASDAVHQAQGELYDANAAVARLEQQLLHLKQTRERLTQQLQEAGAELGRLDAQDRVAGDELEIWRARHEEANYAAEESALALDAQSERLPELEGALRLADDEFNSLRERLASARNTVQLARQQAQHLERTLAQLRERRQRLLAEHAALAPAHDEAREALIETRAAAALAQEQGALALAEGEARLAQARTRQQQARAAREALSLELAGLTAREAALGELTRTGDADGLASWLAAQELAQADVLLDVVRVQAGWETALEAALGARLQARLAQTPPQAVAPAPLVLALPAQPASAGHGLRAKVTSDHATANAALDDWLAGIDCAESLADALARRTTLPPGRRLATRDGHLVGRAGIVYHAADGHLAGMVARRVERDAIRERLATLHPALADAEETLTGATQALEEAESMLPVARQQVQAAQQQLAQCERELARRDEAHQQAGRRQQQLADELAQLDGQLEDETIASLACEERRLQAEDELAPLEDALHHARLTRTEAESACELQRSRLRQAERQAQEARFAVQAAQQKLAELARRGGDLGEQRQRLLERREALALELEHVDEGQFDVGFQAAVDTRAQKERALAAARDALNGLTGQLREREGDKQRIEAGLEPAREAVGNLRLKEQEARLAAERFAQELAEAGADETALRERLGTGLKVSSLAAEIGRLSQALSGLGAVNLAALEELEAARTRQGWLQAQSADLTEAIGTLENAIRRIDRETRALLQETYDAVNANLQELFPMLFGGGHAELVLTGEEILDAGLTIMAQPPGKKNSTIHLLSGGEKALTALSLVFSLFRLNPAPFCLLDEVDAPLDDANTLRFCHLVKKMAERTQFLYISHNRLTMEMASQLVGVTMQEQGVSRVVAVDIEAALSMRESAPV comes from the coding sequence GTGCGTCTCACCCACCTCAAGCTTGCCGGCTTCAAGTCCTTCGTCGACCCGACCACGGTGCACGTGCCGGGCCAGCTGGTGGCCATCTGCGGGCCCAACGGCTGCGGCAAATCCAACGTGATCGATGCGGTGCGCTGGGTGCTGGGCGAATCATCGGCCAAGCAGTTGCGCGGCGAATCGATGCAGGACGTGATCTTCAATGGCTCGGGTGCCAGAAAGCCGGTCAGCCGGGCGGCGGTGGAACTGGTGTTCGACAACGCCGCGGGCCTTGCCGCGGGGCAGTGGAGCCAGTACGCCGAGATCAGCATCAAGCGGGTGCTGACGCGGCAGGGCGAATCGTCCTACTACATCAACAACCTACAGGTGCGGCGGCGTGACATCACCGATCTGTTCCTCGGCACCGGCGTGGGCAAGGGCGGCTATGCCATCATCGAACAGGGGATGATCAGCCGCATCATCGAAGCCAAGCCCGAGGAATTGCGGCACTTTCTCGAAGAAGCCGCCGGGGTCTCCAAGTACAAGGAGCGCCGGCGCGAGACCGAGGCCCGTCTGGCGGACACCCGCGACAACCTGTCCCGGGTGGAGGACATCGCCAGGGAGCTGGGTGCCCAGATCGCCAAGCTCGAGACGCAGGCCGAAGTCGCGGCCGAGTACAACCGGCTGCAAGCGGCGGTGACCGAAAAGCAGAACCTGCTGGCGTTGCAGCGCAAGCTGGATGCGGCCCGCGATGCCGAGGCGGCGCGACGCGAGATCGACGCCGCGCAGAATGCGCTGGAGGCGCAGCTGGCCCAGCTGCGCGCGCTGGAAGCCGCGCTGGAGCAATTGCGCGAAGATCATTTCACCGCCAGCGACGCGGTGCATCAGGCGCAGGGCGAGCTGTACGACGCAAACGCCGCGGTGGCGCGGCTGGAGCAACAGCTGCTGCACCTGAAGCAGACCCGTGAACGTCTGACCCAGCAACTGCAGGAGGCCGGCGCCGAACTGGGCCGGCTGGACGCGCAGGACCGCGTGGCGGGCGATGAGCTGGAAATCTGGCGTGCGCGGCACGAGGAGGCCAATTACGCCGCCGAGGAAAGCGCGCTGGCGCTGGACGCCCAGAGCGAGCGCCTGCCCGAGCTGGAAGGGGCACTCCGGCTGGCCGATGACGAATTCAACAGCCTGCGCGAACGACTGGCCAGCGCGCGCAATACCGTGCAGTTGGCGCGCCAGCAGGCGCAACACCTGGAACGCACGCTGGCGCAACTGCGGGAACGCCGGCAACGATTGCTGGCCGAGCATGCGGCGCTCGCCCCCGCGCATGACGAGGCGCGTGAAGCGCTGATCGAAACGCGCGCCGCCGCCGCGCTGGCGCAGGAGCAAGGCGCGCTGGCACTGGCCGAGGGCGAGGCACGGCTGGCCCAGGCGAGGACACGGCAGCAGCAGGCGCGTGCGGCACGCGAGGCACTGTCGCTGGAATTGGCCGGCTTGACGGCGCGCGAAGCGGCGCTGGGTGAACTGACCCGGACCGGTGATGCGGACGGCTTGGCATCATGGCTGGCCGCCCAGGAACTTGCCCAGGCCGACGTACTGCTCGACGTGGTCCGCGTGCAGGCCGGTTGGGAAACCGCCTTGGAAGCGGCGCTGGGCGCGCGCCTGCAGGCGCGGCTGGCACAGACGCCGCCGCAAGCCGTCGCGCCGGCCCCGTTGGTGCTGGCCTTGCCGGCCCAGCCGGCATCTGCCGGCCACGGCCTGCGTGCCAAGGTCACCAGCGATCATGCGACTGCCAACGCGGCGTTGGACGACTGGCTGGCCGGGATCGATTGCGCCGAATCGCTGGCCGACGCGCTGGCGCGTCGTACCACGCTGCCGCCGGGCCGGCGGCTGGCGACGCGGGATGGCCACCTGGTCGGTCGCGCCGGGATCGTCTACCACGCCGCCGACGGTCACCTTGCCGGCATGGTGGCGCGCCGCGTGGAACGCGATGCCATCCGCGAACGGCTGGCAACCCTGCACCCGGCACTGGCCGACGCCGAGGAGACGCTCACCGGCGCGACGCAGGCGTTGGAGGAGGCCGAATCCATGCTGCCGGTGGCGCGGCAGCAGGTGCAGGCCGCACAGCAGCAATTGGCACAGTGCGAACGTGAGCTGGCACGGCGCGACGAGGCGCACCAGCAGGCGGGGCGCCGCCAGCAGCAGCTGGCGGACGAGCTGGCGCAACTGGATGGCCAGCTGGAAGACGAAACCATCGCCAGCCTTGCCTGCGAAGAGCGCCGCCTGCAGGCCGAGGACGAGCTGGCGCCGCTCGAAGACGCGCTGCATCACGCCCGGCTCACCCGCACCGAAGCCGAATCGGCGTGCGAGTTGCAGCGCAGTCGCCTGCGTCAGGCCGAGCGCCAGGCCCAGGAGGCGCGGTTTGCGGTGCAGGCCGCCCAGCAGAAGCTGGCGGAGCTGGCGCGGCGCGGCGGTGACCTGGGCGAGCAGCGCCAGCGCCTGCTCGAGCGCCGGGAAGCGCTGGCGCTGGAACTGGAGCACGTCGACGAAGGCCAGTTCGACGTGGGGTTCCAGGCGGCGGTGGATACGCGTGCACAAAAAGAGCGTGCGCTGGCCGCCGCACGCGATGCACTCAATGGCCTGACGGGCCAGTTGCGCGAGCGCGAAGGCGACAAGCAGCGTATCGAGGCCGGGCTGGAGCCGGCGCGCGAGGCGGTTGGCAACCTGCGCCTGAAGGAGCAGGAGGCGCGCCTGGCGGCCGAGCGCTTTGCCCAGGAGTTGGCCGAGGCCGGGGCGGACGAGACGGCGCTGCGCGAGCGGCTCGGAACGGGGCTCAAGGTGAGCAGCCTTGCCGCCGAGATCGGTCGGCTCTCGCAGGCGTTGAGCGGCCTGGGGGCGGTCAACCTCGCCGCGCTTGAGGAACTGGAGGCCGCACGGACCCGGCAGGGCTGGCTCCAGGCGCAGTCGGCCGACCTGACCGAGGCGATCGGCACGCTGGAGAACGCCATCCGCCGCATCGACCGCGAAACGCGCGCACTGCTGCAGGAGACCTACGATGCGGTCAACGCCAATCTGCAGGAACTGTTCCCGATGCTGTTCGGCGGCGGTCACGCCGAGCTTGTGCTCACCGGCGAGGAAATCCTCGATGCCGGCCTGACGATCATGGCCCAGCCACCGGGCAAGAAGAACAGCACCATCCACTTGCTCTCCGGTGGCGAGAAGGCACTGACCGCACTAAGTCTGGTATTCTCGCTGTTTCGCCTCAATCCCGCGCCGTTCTGCCTGCTCGACGAAGTGGATGCGCCGCTTGACGACGCCAATACGCTGCGTTTTTGCCATCTGGTCAAGAAGATGGCCGAGCGCACCCAGTTCCTCTACATCAGCCACAACCGGCTGACCATGGAAATGGCCAGCCAGCTCGTCGGCGTCACCATGCAAGAGCAGGGCGTATCGCGCGTGGTGGCGGTCGATATCGAAGCCGCGCTGTCGATGCGCGAATCTGCCCCCGTATAG